The Littorina saxatilis isolate snail1 linkage group LG13, US_GU_Lsax_2.0, whole genome shotgun sequence genome contains a region encoding:
- the LOC138983642 gene encoding large ribosomal subunit protein uL2-like, producing the protein MGRVIRAQRKGAGSVFKAHTRNRKGKPALRPVDFAERHGYIKGVIKDIIHDPGRGAPLAKVAFRDPYKYKTRTETFVACEGMYTGQFVYCGKKAMLQIGNILPMGVMPEGTIVCCIEEKTGDRGKLARTSGNFGTIISHNPDTKRTRVKLPSGSKKVVPSSNRAMVGIVAGGGRIDKPMLKAGRAYHKYKVKRNCWPKVRGVAMNPVEHPHGGGNHQHIGKASTVRRDTSAGRKVGLIAARRTGRLRGTREIIQKGDKE; encoded by the exons ATGGGCCGAGTTATTCGTGCACAGAGAAAGGGTGCTGGGTCTGTGTTCAAGGCCCACACTCGCAACAGGAAGGGCAAGCCAGCTCTTCGCCCTGTTGACTTTGCTGAACGTCATGGATACATCAAGGGTGTTATCAAG GACATCATCCATGACCCTGGCCGTGGTGCCCCCCTGGCCAAGGTGGCTTTCCGTGATCCCTACAAGTACAAGACCAGGACAGAGACCTTCGTCGCCTGCGAGGGAATGTACACTGGACAGTTCGTCTACTGCGGCAAGAAAG ccATGCTGCAGATCGGCAACATCCTGCCCATGGGCGTGATGCCTGAGGGAACCATCGTGTGCTGTATCGAGGAGAAGACCGGCGACCGCGGCAAGCTGGCCCGCACCAGCGGCAATTTCGGCACCATCATCAGCCACAACCCCGACACCAAGAGAACGCGCGTCAAGCTGCCATCCGGCTCCAAGAAGGTGGTGCCTTCATCCAACCGCGCCATGGTTG gtattGTTGCTGGCGGTGGTCGTATCGACAAACCCATGCTGAAGGCTGGACGTGCCTACCACAAGTACAAGGTCAAGCGTAACTGCTGGCCCAAAGTCAGAGGTGTTGCCATGAAC CCCGTTGAGCATCCCCACGGTGGTGGTAACCATCAGCACATTGGCAAGGCCTCCACTGTCCGCAGAGACACCTCCGCCGGTAGAAAG GTTGGTCTCATCGCCGCCAGAAGAACAGGTCGTCTCAGGGGTACTCGTGAGATCATCCAGAAGGGTGACAAGGAATAA